CTGACCTGGGCCAGAGCTATCTTGGCCTCCTGCTGTAGTTTGACCTGCTTCATCAGGAATGTCTTATCCTCCCCCTCCTCTTTGTTTGTTGTGTTGCCGCAGCCGTTCAGGATTTCTCGGCGATTCGTGTTGGACTTATCAGTACTCTATTCAGTAAGTACAATGTAATATAAGAGTAATCATGACAGTTTATTGACAGTTATTATACACAAATGATCAAAATAACGgctattttttttggttaactACTCCTTATGGTGTGTATATTGTTTTTCATCAGTATATCACAACATGGTGACTTCAATGTCAAATTGCCAGATATTTGAAGTTATTTATCATTGTGCGAGTAAGCTTTGCCTTAGAAATAGTTCTGATTTTGTAGAATTAAAACTTTGCTAACTcacaaaatgatacatgtatatggatacaaacattaaaatcaaatcaatatgAAGTTAAATCCAAGCACATGCCATTACTGTTGTCATCTGCTACAGTTATACATTTCTTATTGTTAATAGGGTGCATTTAACTCAGGATGCAATTccatttaataattaatatccATGATGCTATCAGAACTTTTTATCTGGTAAAAAGATGTTAAATATGAAGAATTAAGGTATCATATTCATgatgataaatgtaattatggATTTATGGATTAACTGGATTTATGTATTACTTAAATCAGTTTTTAATAATCATGATGCCATCAGAGCGTTTTGTCAGGTAAATTACAGAGAATAAGGGTATCAAATTAATGATACCTTGATTAAATCAATCTATTCATTAAAACTACTGATACCTGCGTGGGTGGTGGATTAGAGCCTTCTTGTTCCTCGTTCATAAAACATATCTGTAGATTGGTATTGGCCGGTTTTGCTGAGTACGCTTTCTTGAATGACGGCTGTGTCCTGAACATCTCGTTCTCTGCTCCACTGTCCATGGCCAGCTTCTTACGGATCGTTTCCCGGTCATTTCTTTGTTCCTacataacaacaacaaaagagTCATTAATATGCACATGATAGAGACAACAATTCACTGACTTCGGAGTCCTTGTTTCTGGCTGTATTGTAACAGACCTCATTATCCAGTCATTGACTgctttacttacatgtaaatgagTTCACACTGCTTATAGTATTACTgatacaaaaatttcaaataaaattatcataatttctTTAAGTGGATTTctaacaaaaaaagaaatcttaaaTGAAGTCTGAACTAGTCTTGTAAAACTCAAATTGCATCTCAGAAAACTTTTCATCAGCTTAAAAAATCAACCAATCAGCGTGGAGTGTTGTATTTATTGGTTCTGTATTGTTTGTCACCACCTACCAGTGTGCTCTGTGACCGCGTGGCTTGTTGTATCTTCTGCTCCAAGTCCTCCCAGTCAAACGTCGGTTTAAAGCTTGTCTCAAGGGTGTACACCTCAAAGTCTTCTGTACCTCTGTCTGCGAGGTTTTCCCCTGTAGCCTGGGGTTCACTCTTTGTCTTGCTCGCTGTTCCCTCAGCAGATGTGGGATTATTCCCCACAGTATTAGCACCATCTAGTCCAGCGTCACTGTTTTTTCTCTGTAGCTCAGCAAACTCCTGAGCCAAACTGAGATAGTTCACTTTACGCAGCCTTTTATTGAAAtcttcctcactttctcctggACATTGCACTAGGTTTTGGCCATTTTCCACctgaaaattacaaattaaaatcagaTATGATTAAATCTTATGTGTACAACAACTGATACATTGTGGTAAGTTTCttttgcatataagtaaaatgttCCTTGGGTATACCTTAATACATGATTAACTGATACCACTATAGaagtaaaaattaacatttgacctatcattttgatttctatgtaatcaatattttgtttggttactcaatttttttcttcaaagataTAATTATCActcatgtaaaatattatacatgtaacaacattAGGAATTTTGACCTGCCCATCCTAGAGATGGGTCATTTCTGACCCTCATAATACCTTGTCCTGTTCTACGAGTCCCTGCCCACTGCTCTCCGACACGGAGATTTCCGAGTAAGATGAGGACATAGAATCACTCTTCTCCTCGGCCCCACTCACAGGGGCTCGCTCCTCAACCCCACTCACAGGGGCTCGCTCCTCGGCCCCACTCACAGGGACTCGCTCCTCGGCCCCACTCACAGGGACTCGCTCCTCGGCCCCACTCACAGGGGCTCGCTCCTCGACCCCACTCACAGGGGCTCGCTCCTCGACCCCACTCACAGGGGCTCGCTCCTCGACCCCACTCACAGGGGCTCGCTCCTGTTTTTCTGTGACATTATCTTTCTCAGTGTCATCCTCTGCTTCCATTTTGGCTCTTTTTCGTCGATGAGAACGCCACGCCCTTTGAATCctagaaataaaaattcatcttaaaaattatatttactgcaaaaatttaactcataattttcaggtaaaaaatttcaaatatattacaGCAAgcagatattttgaattttcctttTGGTTGCAACATTTGCAAAGAGAAATAACTCAATGTTCATATTTCATCATAATATTGGAAATGAGTCATTCCTCttttcaaaatgacaataaaataaatgcagcAGCATTTGACTTCATGAACCAAAACACTTATTCCTGGGTGGCAGGAGGCTgacatatatgtacaaattcttatattttccttcccaatAAGGCTACAAACTTCTGCCCGTGTCTAATCCTACCAGATTaagtgaaaatttcagcttGGTAATGCAATGATACAACctatatgtaaaaatttcagCAAGTCATTAAATGGAGTGATGTAATGATGTAATACCACAGACTTACGTGATGATGTCAGCTAGGTAATGTCTTGACCTGTTTCTCCGTGTTGTGATGTTGTCGTCCAATAAAACTTCTAGTTGATGGCTGCAACCAGAGGAACATAGTCTTAGTGGTACAGCATTAACCACAGGAACATAATCTTAGCATTCAGTTTTAACCAGAAAAGAACACCTTGCTATTCTGTCTGTAATGATCTCAATCAAGATTTGAAACATAAAGGATTCAACAGATAAACAAAATCTACAATTCCATTAGCTTGCCTTGTGTTTACAAACTTTCAAAGAGTCCAATGAATACCTACTTTTCTACCAGGAGTTCCCCTTCTTCCATCTGttcttttattttcagttgCATAATGGACTGTTCCTGTAAATGGGAAATGTGGCTATGAGTTCAAATGattagtttgaaaaataaaactcattGTATAAAATGGTGTTAAGGCTTCAATGATGCGTTGCTTTTGTTAATCAGTTATAACAGACAGATCACAAAATATCAAGGAAATTTCTTATGCTTTTACAGGTAAGCTGagataaaaatatcttaacagTCCAATACCTATGACATACactaaaaagaaagaaatatatgtacCTTTTCAAACTCCTCACAGAGCAGTGTCAAGTATTTCTTTCGTCCAAGATGTCCTCTGAAGTATTTCTGGATCACAATGGCAGCTCTCTCTTTTTCAGTGTTTGGCTTACAAGTTTCCTTCAAGAGAAAAAACTCaataaattacatattaatcttcaaaacatttatacatCTGGGATAAATGAATAACCAATGTTATAAAAATTCCCATCATTTTATGAATCTTTTCccatttaaccccccccccccccaccccataCCTTCCCAAAGTAAATCATCAAGATTATTTCTAATAggaataaggaataaggaatcattctt
This is a stretch of genomic DNA from Crassostrea angulata isolate pt1a10 chromosome 4, ASM2561291v2, whole genome shotgun sequence. It encodes these proteins:
- the LOC128181259 gene encoding IQCJ-SCHIP1 readthrough transcript protein-like isoform X1 — translated: MSHSYQDDLSDLIQEEKRCSTLDNVDTNKLRNDRFERNLQTMMAADSEVAKKMFSAETCKPNTEKERAAIVIQKYFRGHLGRKKYLTLLCEEFEKEQSIMQLKIKEQMEEGELLVENHQLEVLLDDNITTRRNRSRHYLADIITIQRAWRSHRRKRAKMEAEDDTEKDNVTEKQERAPVSGVEERAPVSGVEERAPVSGVEERAPVSGAEERVPVSGAEERVPVSGAEERAPVSGVEERAPVSGAEEKSDSMSSSYSEISVSESSGQGLVEQDKVENGQNLVQCPGESEEDFNKRLRKVNYLSLAQEFAELQRKNSDAGLDGANTVGNNPTSAEGTASKTKSEPQATGENLADRGTEDFEVYTLETSFKPTFDWEDLEQKIQQATRSQSTLEQRNDRETIRKKLAMDSGAENEMFRTQPSFKKAYSAKPANTNLQICFMNEEQEGSNPPPTQSTDKSNTNRREILNGCGNTTNKEEGEDKTFLMKQVKLQQEAKIALAQASTMAHMQLEVEKEMKKKTANKNMVAVPFLESIKHNKVMKEELYIMNLGQLQVLVEDLHTQIENLNEDLMNLLMERDELHMSQDSMLVDIEDLTRRAEDTAKRS
- the LOC128181259 gene encoding IQCJ-SCHIP1 readthrough transcript protein-like isoform X2, with the translated sequence MSHSYQDDLSDLIQEEKRCSTLDNVDTNKLRNDRFERNLQTMMAADSEVAKKMFSAETCKPNTEKERAAIVIQKYFRGHLGRKKYLTLLCEEFEKEQSIMQLKIKEQMEEGELLVENHQLEVLLDDNITTRRNRSRHYLADIITIQRAWRSHRRKRAKMEAEDDTEKDNVTEKQERAPVSGVEERAPVSGVEERAPVSGVEERAPVSGAEERVPVSGAEERVPVSGAEERAPVSGVEERAPVSGAEEKSDSMSSSYSEISVSESSGQGLVEQDKVENGQNLVQCPGESEEDFNKRLRKVNYLSLAQEFAELQRKNSDAGLDGANTVGNNPTSAEGTASKTKSEPQATGENLADRGTEDFEVYTLETSFKPTFDWEDLEQKIQQATRSQSTLEQRNDRETIRKKLAMDSGAENEMFRTQPSFKKAYSAKPANTNLQICFMNEEQEGSNPPPTQSTDKSNTNRREILNGCGNTTNKEEGEDKTFLMKQVKLQQEAKIALAQASTMAHMQLEVEKEMKKKTANKNMVAVPFLESIKHNKVMKEELYIMNLGQLQVLVEDLHTQIENLNEDLMNLLMERDELHMSQDSMLVDIEDLTR